In Lycium ferocissimum isolate CSIRO_LF1 chromosome 11, AGI_CSIRO_Lferr_CH_V1, whole genome shotgun sequence, a single genomic region encodes these proteins:
- the LOC132037736 gene encoding fasciclin-like arabinogalactan protein 21, whose product MASSGCHAVFFVILSIILAYTAITTSMHSKSTKNYSNSSQQLIKHSLTMNASKALRNQGFNILATLLQISPEIFLSTPQSTIFAIQDSAISKLSVPSWAMKQLLQYHTSPSRIPFQELLTMSQGSCLMSLLSQKKIAITKVDEKKRFIMINNVSVSHPDLFLEKSLSIHGVTGNFSVLDFHGMDEHMDVIQSPICEETSNTKDLVDWTRIIKLLSSKEYVSFAIELHSVLDGILRDSANLSDVTIFAPPNLGFLSSPSPFLERIVRLHIMPKRYTFMELAFLPDISSIKTLAPGLNVTISKRNFSRILTIDGVEITAPDTFVSKRFVIHGMSRPFELEELSISFR is encoded by the coding sequence ATGGCTAGTTCTGGTTGTCATGCAGTTTTCTTCGTAATCCTCTCCATAATCCTAGCATACACAGCAATCACCACAAGCATGCACTCTAAATCAACCAAGAACTACTCAAATTCATCTCAACAACTCATCAAACATTCCCTCACAATGAACGCTTCTAAAGCTCTACGTAATCAAGGTTTCAACATCTTAGCTACTCTCCTTCAAATCTCTCCTGAAATTTTCCTTTCAACTCCTCAATCAACCATTTTCGCCATTCAAGATTCCGCTATTTCTAAACTCTCTGTTCCTTCTTGGGCAATGAAACAGCTTTTACAATACCATACTTCACCTTCAAGAATCCCATTTCAAGAATTGTTGACAATGTCCCAAGGTAGTTGCTTGATGTCCCTTTTATCTCAGAAAAAAATAGCCATCACCAAAGTTGATGAAAAAAAGAGGTTTATTATGATCAACAATGTATCTGTTTCTCATCCtgatttgtttcttgaaaaaagTCTTTCAATTCATGGAGTTACTGGGAATTTTTCTGTGTTAGATTTTCATGGAATGGATGAACATATGGACGTTATTCAATCACCAATATGTGAAGAAACATCAAACACAAAGGACTTGGTTGATTGGACTAGGATTATTAAGTTGCTAAGCTCAAAGGAATATGTTTCGTTTGCAATTGAATTGCATTCTGTTCTTGATGGGATTCTTCGAGATTCTGCAAATTTGAGTGATGTAACAATCTTTGCTCCtccaaatttggggtttttatCATCCCCTTCACCATTTCTTGAAAGAATTGTAAGGCTTCATATAATGCCAAAGAGGTACACTTTTATGGAATTGGCTTTCTTGCCTGATATATCATCCATCAAGACACTGGCTCCAGGCCTAAATGTTACCATTTCTAAGAGAAATTTTTCGCGCATTTTGACAATTGATGGCGTCGAGATCACAGCACCGGATACTTTTGTATCGAAGAGGTTCGTCATCCATGGAATGTCTCGGCCTTTTGAGTTGGAGGAGCTATCCATTTCATTCAGATAA
- the LOC132036305 gene encoding disease resistance RPP13-like protein 4, producing MGDPIISAVTQLIVNDLAKQVNMHAQYAMQFESQFEEMKKELNLMRCYLAEANRLKGNNKSIKSTLSDLQELTYEADNVITDCQIREDYLKIKGNSSCLFPSPREISFRYNTGKKLTELNKEIVKMHQRLRTFVGPITEQSRSEDSSSRRTRWTSHIFDQSEIVGLSEDTRKIKEWILSHSESLHHVGIVGMGGLGKTTIAQKVYHDRQVNVRFQKKVWVSVSQTYDELAIMKGILRQLNVDDSGTDKGEMLNRILEALSHKSYLIVMDDVWSIDDGWWDRISRGLPKFIEHNSCIIITSRNEDVVKRMGAIETRIHRPRLLDDEESWSLFCKFAFLSTKGKCNAQLEDVGREIVRKCHGLPLAIKTTGGMLSSKPQSLGEWTRICENFREKLVLDSESNISVMASLQLSYDELPAHLKQCILCFSIYPDDHEIEAEQLVRWWVGEGLVRSNGTETATDVAFSYLSELVSRCLVEATQRRNFDRRVYSCKMHDMVRDMVILVAEEESFCSFKRGRHIATVNSRHLGVTRETTFQSLAGNSKLTALLLTTTNIIGFNRKIALAEIKTLRVLDLSCVKLENICLVDLWSWITSLKRLAYLNLRGVDKLDEIPDSVRKLWGLQILVLRECQELKKLPTSITTLPRLAILDVGSCPSFSCLPQGLSRLSNIEELYGFKIPSPATTEACHLSEIVALSQLRVLQLDITEESMIEDKELAALEHLKLLRVLSINAGDCENKDIIRKLDNLSPPTRVEELYLRHFLGETTPAWINPISLPQLQYLCIEDSRVLNRMSENFWGGNVGKWNVEGLCLKFLPRLGETWETFQSEMPALKYLEVSHCNSLTKFPCNVEGLGYWTKPEEEEEDNEEQDVISSHEGNNEGEIDNTH from the coding sequence ATGGGCGACCCAATCATAAGTGCTGTAACTCAGCTCATTGTGAACGACTTGGCAAAACAAGTGAATATGCATGCTCAATATGCTATGCAATTTGAAAGTCAGTTTGAAGAGATGAAGAAAGAGCTGAATCTCATGCGTTGTTATCTCGCTGAAGCAAACAGGCTGAAAGGAAACAATAAGTCTATCAAATCAACCTTATCTGATCTTCAAGAACTAACTTATGAAGCAGATAACGTGATCACGGATTGCCAAATTCGCGAAGATTATCTAAAGATAAAAGGGAATTCTTCTTGCTTGTTTCCATCTCCAAGGGAGATTTCTTTCAGATACAACACTGGAAAGAAACTGACAGAACTCAACAAGGAGATAGTGAAAATGCATCAGAGGCTGAGGACTTTTGTTGGTCCAATAACTGAACAATCTAGAAGCGAGGATAGCAGCAGCAGACGGACACGATGGACTTCACACATTTTTGACCAATCTGAAATTGTGGGATTATCAGAAGatacaagaaaaatcaaagaatgGATCCTCTCTCACAGCGAGTCGTTACATCATGTTGGCATTGTTGGTATGGGCGGTTTGGGTAAAACCACAATCGCGCAAAAGGTTTACCACGACAGACAAGTGAATGTGAGATTTCAAAAGAAAGTTTGGGTTTCTGTATCTCAAACTTATGATGAGCTGGCAATCATGAAGGGAATTTTGAGACAGCTAAATGTAGATGATAGTGGAACTGACAAAGGAGAGATGCTTAACAGAATTCTTGAAGCACTTTCACATAAGTCATACTTGATTGTCATGGATGATGTATGGAGCATTGATGATGGATGGTGGGATAGGATCTCAAGGGGATTACCCAAGTTTATCGAGCACAATAGTTGTATTATAATCACATCAAGAAATGAGGATGTTGTTAAGAGAATGGGAGCCATAGAAACAAGAATTCATCGACCAAGATTGCTTGATGATGAAGAGAGTTGGTCATTGTTCTGCAAGTTTGCATTTTTGTCAACTAAAGGGAAGTGTAATGCTCAATTGGAAGATGTTGGGAGAGAGATCGTGCGCAAATGTCATGGTCTTCCTCTAGCCATCAAGACCACAGGTGGGATGTTATCATCAAAACCACAATCACTCGGGGAGTGGACGCGGATATGTGAAAACTTTCGAGAGAAATTGGTATTGGATAGTGAAAGCAATATATCCGTAATGGCATCTTTGCAACTAAGTTATGATGAGCTTCCAGCTCATCTAAAGCAGTGCATATTGTGCTTCTCAATCTATCCAGATGACCATGAAATTGAGGCGGAACAATTGGTTCGTTGGTGGGTAGGGGAAGGATTAGTCCGTAGCAATGGCACAGAAACTGCAACAGATGTAGCTTTTAGTTACTTGTCTGAACTGGTGAGTAGGTGCTTGGTTGAAGCTACCCAAAGAAGAAACTTTGATCGTAGAGTTTACAGTTGCAAAATGCATGACATGGTTCGGGACATGGTAATCCTGGTTGCAGAAGAAGAGTCATTTTGTAGCTTTAAAAGAGGCAGGCACATAGCCACAGTTAACTCTAGGCACTTGGGGGTCACCAGAGAAACAACTTTTCAATCCTTGGCTGGGAATTCAAAGCTTACAGCACTTCTTCTCACTACGACAAATATCATCGGCTTCAACAGGAAAATCGCTCTGGCTGAAATCAAGACTCTCAGGGTCTTGGACCTGTCATGTGTCAAGCTAGAAAACATCTGTTTAGTCGATCTATGGAGCTGGATCACATCACTAAAGCGACTAGCTTATTTAAATCTTCGAGGTGTTGATAAGTTGGACGAAATTCCAGATTCTGTTAGGAAGTTATGGGGTCTCCAAATACTGGTTCTTAGAGAATGCCAGGAACTGAAAAAGCTACCAACATCAATCACGACACTTCCAAGATTGGCAATTCTTGATGTTGGAAGTTGTCCATCTTTTTCATGCTTACCACAAGGTCTCTCTAGGCTTTCTAATATTGAAGAGCTGTACGGGTTCAAGATACCAAGCCCAGCAACAACAGAAGCTTGTCACCTGAGTGAGATCGTGGCACTGTCTCAACTACGAGTACTGCAATTAGACATAACGGAGGAAAGCATGATAGAGGACAAGGAATTGGCTGCATTGGAACACCTTAAACTACTAAGGGTGCTATCAATCAATGCTGGAGACTGTGAAAACAAGGACATTATAAGGAAGCTGGATAACTTGTCACCACCAACGCGTGTTGAAGAATTATACCTAAGGCACTTCCTCGGAGAAACCACACCAGCATGGATAAACCCCATTTCACTTCCTCAACTGCAGTACCTTTGTATCGAAGATTCAAGAGTGCTTAACCGCATGAGTGAAAATTTCTGGGGAGGTAATGTAGGTAAGTGGAATGTTGAAGGACTGTGCTTGAAATTCTTGCCAAGGCTGGGGGAAACATGGGAAACATTCCAAAGTGAAATGCCAGCACTCAAATACTTAGAAGTCAGCCACTGCAATTCGCTGACAAAGTTCCCATGTAACGTTGAGGGTTTAGGATATTGGACAAAGCCagaggaagaggaggaagaCAATGAAGAACAGGATGTGATTTCGTCCCATGAAGGAAACaatgaaggagaaattgacaACACGCACTGA